The DNA segment GTGCGAGTGACAAGCGGAGCAGTTTCGTGGGGTCGCACTTTGTGTATGAGGATGTGTCCGGGCGGAACGTGGATCTGGACGAGCATGAGCTGTTGAGGACGACGGACAATTACTACGTGCTGCGGAACACGCCGAAGGATAAGAAGCTGGTGGAGTTCGCCTATTACGACATGTGGATACATAAGGATTCGTTCGTCGTGGTGAAGACGGATTACTTCGACGAACAGGATAAGAAGTACCGCAGCTATCAGGCGCTGAAGGTTGAGCAGATCGAGGGTTTTCCGACCGTGGTCAAGTCGAAGATGAGCGATCTGCGGACGGGCGGAAATACGGTGATGGAATACGGCGAGGTGAAGTACAACGTCGGCATACCTGAGTCTATATTCACCGAGCGGTATCTGAGACGCCCGCCGCGGGAGTATATACGCTAATTCTTTTTGGCTGAGGATGATGGTTGTTGGTCTGCAGAGCTTGCATTAGGAGTTAGGCGGCTGTTATTTTGCGGTGCGGGTTTGAACTTTTTAAGTTGATCCATAGCGTTGCCAGGTAGGTGAATTGGATGAAAGGAAAATAAAGTGGCTGACCCTTTTAATTGTAAAGTTGTAGTTATGGTTTTGGTTTTGTTTGTGGCCGGGGGGACGGTGACTGGTGCACAGGAGGGAGGCGCAGGTGAAGAGAAAGTGAAGAAGGAGGCCGGCCAGAGGGATGAAGGTGAGTCTGAACTTCCTGAGGGCCTGCAAGACAAGTCGCAAGAAAAGGCCGAGGATGAACCCGCACTTCCTGCGGGGTTGGGCGGGGCCTCGGAAGATGAAAAGGAAGGCGGGGAACCCGCACTTCCTGCGGGGCTTGGGGGAGGTAAGGAAGAAGGCGGAGCGGAGGGCGGTCCCGCGCTGCCGGAGGGTCTTGGCGGTGACGAGCCTGAGATGACTGACGGAATGGACAGTGAGGGTGAAGGAGAGGATGAGTACGGGCTGTTTGCGGTGAAGGACGGCGGATGGGACCTGACGGGATTCTGGGAGGTTCGGTCGGGATATCGGCTGCAGGAGACGGAGTTTGCGCAGGATAAGTCGATCGGGGAGACCCGGCTGCAGCTCGAGATGCAAAAGGTGACGGATGAGCTGACGTTCAATGTGACGACGGATCTTGTTTACGACTGGGCGGCAAACAGCCAGCGGGTGAATCTGAACGAGGGAAACGGTTTTCTGGATCTGCGGGAGGCGAACGTGGTGGGCTCGCCTTTCGAGTTCATGGATGTAGTTGCAGGAAGGCAGATACTGACGTGGGGGACGGGGGATCTGTTGTTTTTGAACGATATGTTCCCCAAGGACTGGCAGTCGTTTTTTATCGGGCGGGATACGGAGTATCTCAAGGCGCCTTCGGATGCGATCAAAGCGAGCGTTTTCACCGACCTGGTGAACGTGGATGTGGTGTATACGCCGCAGTTCGATCCGGACAGATTTGTCACGGGGGACCGGTTGACTTACTGGACCGGCAGGCGAATCGCGGGCAATAATGCGATAGTCGATGACGACCGGCCGGACAACTGGTTCGAGGACGATGAGTGGGCGGTTCGCTTGAAGAAGAATGTGCAGGGCTATGAGATTGCCGGTTACGGGTACTGGGGCTACTGGAAGAGTCCGGGCGGGCAGAATCCGTTTACGGGGGATGCGACGTTCCCGCGGCTGAATGTTTACGGGGCGAGCGTGCGGGGACAGTTTGCGGGAGGGATTGGTAATGCGGAGGTTGCATATTACGATTCGAAGGACGACGGGGATGGGGATGATGCATTCGTTAACAACAGCCAGATGCGGTACCTGTTGGGGTATTCGCAGGACCTGCCCACAATCGCGGAGGATCTGACGCTGGATCTGCAGTATTATGTGGAACAGACGCTGGATTACGGTGAGCTGCGGAGAAATATGCTGCCGGGCACTGAGCCGCCGGAGGAGTGGCGGGAGGTCGTGACGGTGAGGCTGACGAAGCTGTTCATGAATCAGACACTGACGTGTTCGCTGTTTACGTATTTTTCGCCTTCGGACAGGGATGCGTATATGCGGCCGAATGTGCATTACAAGGTGACCGACGAGCTTGCGGTCGAGGCGGGCGGCAATATATTCTTCGGTGATTATGAGCACACGTTTTTCGGGCAGTTCGAGGACAATACAAATCTGTACGGAGCTGTGCGTTATAATTTTTAAAGGTGTGGGTGTTTTTGAAAACAGGGCTTAGGGCACGAAAAGGGTTTTTAAGGGCAGGATTATAAAGGCTTTAGTTGGTCACAAAGACAGCACATACTCTGATAGAGCGTCGAGTTCTTTGTCGCTAAGATCAGCAGTCACTCCATGCATATTCGAATTATTATATCTGGTTAATAGTTCCCGGATGGTGGCCGCCCTGCCGTCATATAGGTATGGCGCGGTCCTCCAGACCTCGACAAGCGTCGGTGTGTCAAAACGGATGCCTTTTTCCGTACCGCTGCCCGTACCAACATCATGGCTTTTGAGGTCCGTGAACATCTCTCCGGAATGACATCTTCCGCATTTGGCGGATCGGAATATTTCTTTACCACGCCTGGCTGACTCGGACAGCCCGCCATCTACAAGATATGGGCTCGGAGTCGGCTCGATGCTTTTGAGGTATTCATCTATAGCCGCTGCATCTTCTTCCGGTCTTGCGGCAAACTGGATATATCTGATGCCTGCACGCACCGCGGTTTCTGCATTCGGCCTGATGCCAGAGACCATAACAGGCGGAGTCATGTGGGCAAGGAGCATGCTTTTGGTGCTCTTGGGATTTCCAATGCCGTCATTGAGAAGGTCCCAGTTGAGTCCATCACTTCTTGCATCAGGATGACAGCTTGCGCAGCTTTGCCAGTTCTGAAAGCACATCGTCGCATCATTGAACAGCATCTCGCCGCGTCTCTGCGGGCTCATCTGCTTTTCATCACCCAGCGAGATCGATACAATATCATCTTGATCATCGCCAGCCAGTTCGACTTTGGCAAGCGACCCGCTAAAGTATTCTGTTATGTAGGCCGTGCGACCAAGTATGACCATACCTCTCGGCCCTCGTCCATTGAGTTCTAAACGCTTACGCAAGCCCGCAAGAAAGCTAAGATCGTTCCGGACATCATCGGAGCTGCCATCTAATTTGTCATGCATGGCCTGGCGATCGATAACCGTCAGCTCATGAGACCCCGCAGATGTGACGCAGAGGTTTTTGCCGTCCGCCGTAGAAGACACGGCCCACGGATTTGCAAATCCCTTATAAATATCATCCAGCAGAACCGTCTGATACAGCTCGCCAGAGGCAACATCGATGATGCTCAAAGCATTGGTATTCTGCCAGCCGCGATCAACCTGAGTTGTAGGAACCTGATAACGCGCGAGAATATGAGTAACATAGGCCCATTTGCCATCGGGTGAGAGACATACATTCTTTAAGCCTGTCGAACCATTGGGCATCTCGATGGATTTGAGAACGCGGTTTGTTTCCGTATTGATGACGGAAACCTCAGCAGCAACATGTTCCTTATTCGCAGCGCCGTCCGGCAGCGAATTCACAACGAAAAGCGTTCTACCATCTAAACTCAAGACTGCATCGACCGGTTCACGACCAACCGGTATCGTTTCCACGACTTCCCTCGCAGCCAGATCAACCACCGAAATACTATTGCTGAATCGATCGCAAACATACATCCGACGACCGTTCGCGGTTAGTGTCGCCGATACCGGTGAATGACCGACTTCGATCGACCATTCAACTTTTCCGCTGCTGCAGTCAATTGCCCAGAGCCGCCCTCGTGAATCAGTCTCCGTCACATATAGCGTCTTTGT comes from the Anaerohalosphaera lusitana genome and includes:
- a CDS encoding c-type cytochrome yields the protein MTVVFSVVFMIALCVKANSGMSGEQCEPHEYEYLSPQSLVADESAGLLYIAATTAKRISIFDVKAGKVAREIHLPVFPCGLALSSDTKTLYVTETDSRGRLWAIDCSSGKVEWSIEVGHSPVSATLTANGRRMYVCDRFSNSISVVDLAAREVVETIPVGREPVDAVLSLDGRTLFVVNSLPDGAANKEHVAAEVSVINTETNRVLKSIEMPNGSTGLKNVCLSPDGKWAYVTHILARYQVPTTQVDRGWQNTNALSIIDVASGELYQTVLLDDIYKGFANPWAVSSTADGKNLCVTSAGSHELTVIDRQAMHDKLDGSSDDVRNDLSFLAGLRKRLELNGRGPRGMVILGRTAYITEYFSGSLAKVELAGDDQDDIVSISLGDEKQMSPQRRGEMLFNDATMCFQNWQSCASCHPDARSDGLNWDLLNDGIGNPKSTKSMLLAHMTPPVMVSGIRPNAETAVRAGIRYIQFAARPEEDAAAIDEYLKSIEPTPSPYLVDGGLSESARRGKEIFRSAKCGRCHSGEMFTDLKSHDVGTGSGTEKGIRFDTPTLVEVWRTAPYLYDGRAATIRELLTRYNNSNMHGVTADLSDKELDALSEYVLSL